GTCAAACTGCATGGTGCCATAGAGAGTTTTTCGATCCCCGTGACCGGCCGCGTTTGCCTCGACCTTGGCGCATCAACGGGGGGATTTACCGACTGCCTGCTTCGATATGGCGCCGCCCACGTCTATGCGGTTGATGTCGGGCGCGGACAGCTCGATGTGAAGCTCAGAGCCGATCCCAGGGTGACCGTCATGGAACGGACTCACGTACTGACGCTTCTGCCGGCCGCGTTTCCGGACCGGCCTGACCTGGCCACCGTAGATCTCTCATTCATCTCCCTTGCCGCAATTCTTCCAGTGCTTCCCCCGCTTCTGACTGAGTCCGGTGAAGTCCTGGCACTGATCAAACCGCAGTTCGAGGTCGGTAAGGGTCATGTCGGAAAAGGGGGTGTCGTCCGTGACCCGGAGGCGCATCGGCAGGTCATTACAAAGGTCGGCAGGCGTGCTATTGAACTGGGGCTTCAGATTCTTGGCGTGGCTCCTTCCTGCCTGTTCGGGCCGAAGGGGAACCGTGAGTTTTTCATCTATCTGAGCAAGATCGGGACAGGCTGGGCTCCTGAGGAAGCGGCCGAGCAAGCTGTGGGGGGAGGCGCGTGAAACGGATCGGCATCATCGCCAAGTTTCATAAGCCGGAGGCTCGGACCATCCTTGCCGAGCTGGTTCCGTGGCTCACGGCCAAGGGTGTAGAAGCAGTCCTGGATGAAGAGACCGCCAAGTTGGCCGGGATCACCGGTGGTCAGCCGAAACCTGATCTGCCGGGACTTGTGGATCTCCTCCTGGTTCTAGGTGGGGACGGGACGCTCCTGTC
This DNA window, taken from Candidatus Methylomirabilis sp., encodes the following:
- a CDS encoding TlyA family RNA methyltransferase encodes the protein MIQRAPSVVDDSAGKRAKRVRLDLTVQAHGLAASRERARALILAGQVLVDGRMADKAGTLVAEDARITLKAPEHPYVGRGGVKLHGAIESFSIPVTGRVCLDLGASTGGFTDCLLRYGAAHVYAVDVGRGQLDVKLRADPRVTVMERTHVLTLLPAAFPDRPDLATVDLSFISLAAILPVLPPLLTESGEVLALIKPQFEVGKGHVGKGGVVRDPEAHRQVITKVGRRAIELGLQILGVAPSCLFGPKGNREFFIYLSKIGTGWAPEEAAEQAVGGGA